GCCGGCGACCGCGATCGTCGAGCCGAAGAGGAACAGCCAGAAGGCGAAGGCGTTGAGCCGCGGGAACGCGACGTCCGGCGCGCCGATCTGCAGCGGCATGATCACGTTGGCGAATCCGGCGAACAGCGGCGTCGCGAACATCAGCAGCATGATCGTGCCGTGCATCGTGAACAGCTGGTTGTACTGCTCCTTGGTCGGGATGATCTGCATGCCCGGCTCGAACAGCTCGGCCCGGATGATGAGGGCCATCACGCCGCCGAGCATGAAGAAGATCACCGACGCGATCAGGTACATGTACCCGATCGTCTTGTGGTCAGTGGAGGTGATCCACTTGACGACGATGTTGCCCTTCTGCTCGACGCGCGAAGAGCTCAGCAGCGCGGCCTGACGGGGCGGGAGAGTCGTCGGACGACCGGGCGAGGTCTCCTGCAGAGGAAGTGTGGTCGCCATGGTCAGTCGCCTTCCTGGCGCTCTTGAGCGCCGGTGCCCGGGTAGTTGCCCAGCCGGTCGTATGCGTCGTTGATGTCACCGGTCTGACCGGCATCGCGGAGCGTGTCGAGGTAGTCCTCGTACTCGGCGTCGCTGACGACCTTGACGTTGAAGAGCATCGCGGAGTGGTACTCGCCGCACAACTCGGCGCACTTGCCGGCGTACGTGCCCTCGCGGGTCGGCGTGAAGGACCAGAAGTTGTCCTTGCCGATGTACATGTCCTTCTTGTAAAGGAAGTCGATGATCCAGAACGAGTGGATGACATCGCGCGATTGCAGCTTGATCTTGACCGTCTTGTCGACGGGCAGATACAGGGTGGGCAGCTTCGCCTGGTCGACATCGCCGTTCTCGCCCGGCTGCGCCTGGACGCCCATCGTCCACACGGCGTCGGCGTTGTCCTCGTCCTCGCCGTCGTACTGGAAGTCCCACGCCCACTGCTTGCCGATCGCCACGATCGACACGTCCGGGTCGTCGTACTGCGTCTCGAGGATCGTCTGGTCGCGTGCGGTGAAGGCGAAGAACCCGATCACCAGGATCAGCGGCACGATCGTGTAGAAGATCTCGATCGGCATGTTGTAGCGCAGCTGAACCGGGAGTCCCGACTGGCCCTTGCGGCGGCGGTAGGCAATGGCGGCCCACAGCATGAGACCCCACGTGATGACGCCGACCGCGAGCAGGACGATCCAGGAGTTGACCCAGAGCCCTGCGATCATGTCGGTGTGGTTGGTCGCGGGGACGGCGTCAGCGTCCTCGAAGCCGGGGAGGAAGCCGTGCAGCTCCGTCGAAGAGCAGCTCGCGAGCGCGACGGCCGCAGCGGCCCCGAGCGGCAGTGCTGCCCAACGGAGGCGGCGTTTCGAGGGCACTCGATTCGAGGGCACAATGCACCTTTCCGGACGTGATTCAGACATCCTCAGTCTAGGGCAACCTCCCTAGGGATTCAGGCCAACCGCTCAGGATCAGGACCGGAAATCGGCGCGAAAAAACCGGGCCCGGCCGCTCGGTGAGCGGGCCGGACCCGGCAGAAAAGATTTCGTCGGAACGCGCGCTGAGCGCTCAGTGGAAGCTGTCTCCACAAGCGCAGCTGCCGGCGGCGTTGGGGTTGTCGATCGTGAACCCCTGCTCGGAGATCGTGTCCTTGAAGTCGATCTTCGCGCCGTCCAGATACGGAACGCTCATGTCGTCGACGATGACCTCGACGCCGTCGAAATCCACCGCCTTGTCACCGTCGAGGAAGCGCTCATCGAAGTAGAGCTGGTAGATCAGGCCGCTGCATCCACCGGGCTGGACGGCGACGCGCAGACGCAGATCGTCGCGGCCCTCCTGCCCGAGCAGGGTCTTCACCTTCAGCGCGGCGGCATCGGTCAGTTCCACGCCGTGGGCGCGAACGGACAGGTCGCTCGACAGTGCAGTGTCGGTCATGGCACTCCTCGGTACGGGCCGCGGACGCGGCGTGATGGCTCGATTCTACGCCTGCCGGCTTGGAGACGGCTCGGAACGGCGCGGGGCGTCCTTCCCGCGATCAGGAGTCGGTCGTGCGTGCGTCCAGCTTCTCCAGCAGCAGCGCCTCGGTGAGCACGGCGTGTCGGAAGGTGTCCAGATGCAGGGACTCGTTCGGGCTGTGAGCGCGCGAGTGCGGATCCTCAACGCCGGTCACCAGGATCTGCGCGGAGGGGAAATCGCGTACCAGGTCCGCGATGAACGGGATCGACCCGCCGACGCCGATCTGGACCGGCTCCACGCCGTATCCCTCGTGCATCGCCTCCAGTGCGGTTCCCACCGCCCAGCCGCCGGTGTCGACGAGGAACGCGTCGCCGTAGTCCTGATCGAGGAAGGTCAGCTCGGCACCGAACGGTGCGTGCGCGCGCAGATGCCCTTCGATGGCCGCGTACGCTTCGCGAGCGGGCTGACCCGGTGCGACGCGAGCGCTGATGACCACGGTGATCTCGGGGCTGAGCGTGTTCGACGCGTTCGCGACGCTCGGCGCATCGATGCCGGTCACGGTGATCGACGGCTTGTTCCAGATCCGGCTGAGGATCGCGCCCCGTCCGATCGGGCTGACGCCGGAAGGGAGGCCGGCCTCGTCGCGCAGTGTCTCCTCGGAGTACTCCGGCGTCGCGGCATCCCGCTCGGTCAGTCCTGCGACCGCGACCGCGCCGTCCTCGTCCCACAGCGTTGCGAGCAGCTTCACCGTCGCCATCAGGGCGTCCGGCACCGCTCCCCCGAACATGCCGGAGTGCGATGCATGATCGAGTGTGCGGATCTTCACCGTGAAGCGCGTGTTGCCACGAAGTGAGACCGTGAGGGCGGGGGTGCGGGCGTCCCAGTTGCCGGAGTCGGCGACGACGATCACATCCGCACGCAAGGCCTCGGCGTTGTCGGCGAGGAACTGCGCGAACGAGCGCGAACCGGCCTCCTCCTCACCCTCGATGAAGAGCGTGACCCCGAGGTCGAAGTCCGCGCCCAGCGCCTCCTTGATCGTCCGGAGCGCGCCGATGTGCGCCATGACGCCGGCCTTGTCATCGGCAGCGCCGCGACCGTACAGTCGGCCGTCGCGGACGGTGGGCTCGAACGGCGCAGACTCCCAGAGCGATTCATCGCCGGCCGGCTGCACGTCATGGTGCGCGTAGAGCAGGATCGTCGGTCGACCGTTGCGCGCAGCGCGTGCGGCCAGCACCGCCGGCTGGCCGGCCTCGTCGGTTCCGGGGATGTCCGCGCGGGTGATCTGCACGCTGTCGAACAGTTCCAGACCCTCGACGAGGGCGGCGACGGCTTCGGCGCTGCGCTGGACTTCGGCACCGTCGAACCCGGGGAACGCGATCGAGGGGATGCGGACGAGGGCGCCCAGATCGGCCAGGGCGGCGGGGATGCCGGATGCCGCGGCTTCGCGCACGGCATCCTTTCGGGTCAGCTCAGAGGTCATGCGGGTAATCTTAAGGTGCTTCCCGATTGAAACTCCGAGGACCTCCCGTGGCCAAGACTCCTGCAGCTCCCGCATCCAACGATGCTCCTTCCGAGGGAACGGTGCTGAACGGCGTGCCGCTCACCCCGCCCACGAAGGGTCGCCCGACCCCCACCAGGGCCGAGCAGGAGGCTGCTCGACGTCGGCCCCTGGTCGCCGACACCAAGGAGGCGAAGGCGCGCAACAAGTCGGAACTGGCCGCGCAGCGCGAGAAGGCGCGCCTGGGCATGGCGGCGGGCGAGGACAAGTACCTTCCCGTCCGCGACAAGGGTCCGCAGCGCAAGTTCGTCCGCGATTTCATCGACTCGGGCTGGCACCTGGGCGAGGCCGTGATGCCTGCGATGGTGCTGGTGATCCTCGCGACCTTCGTGCCGCTCCCCGCGATCCAGTACTACTCGTTCATCGGGCTGTGGATCTTCATCCTGTTCGTCATCGGCGACATGATCATCTCGGCGATCCGCATCAAGCAGGCGGCGAAGAAGAAGTTCGGCGAGGACAGGGTCGAGAAGGGTCTCGGCTGGTACGGCGCGATGCGGATCATCCAGATGCGCTTCATGCGGCTCCCGAAGCCGCAGGTAAAGCGCGGGCAACACCCCGCCTAACGCCCCTGCGCCAGCCCTCGGTTGATCTGGCGCGCCCAGAGCGGGCCGCGGTAGAGGAACGCCGTGTATCCCTGCACGAGGGTCGCGCCCGCGTCCAAGCGTGCTCGCACGTCCGCCGCGGTCTCCACACCGCCGACCGAGATCACGACGAAATCCGCGGGGACCGCGGCGCGCACGATCCGCAGCACCTCCAGCGCGCGGGCAGCCAGCGGCGCACCGGAGAGTCCCCCGTCGCCGGCGGCCGCGATGACGGGCGGTGCCGTGCGCAGGCCGTCGCGCGAGATCGTCGTGTTCGTGGCGAGGAGTCCGGACAGTCCCAGCTCCACGGCGAGGCGGGCGATCGCCTCGATCTCGTCGTCCGGCAGGTCCGGGGCGATCTTCACCAGCGCGGGCGTCGCGCCCGCGGCATCCCGCACCGCCTCGAGCAGGGGGCGGAGCGTCTCCACAGCCTGCAGGCCGCGCAGCCCAGGCGTGTTCGGGGATGAGACGTTCACGACGAGATAATCCGCCAGCGGGGCGAGGAGCTTCGCGCTCCGGACGTAGTCGGCGGTCGCATCGGCGACGTCGATCACCCGCGACTTGCCGATGTTCACGCCGAGGACGGCGCGACGGTGACGGCGACGGAGCTTCTGCAGCCGCTTCGCGGCGGCCTGCGCACCGGCGTTGTTGAATCCCATGCGGTTGATCACCGCGCGATCCGGCACCAGGCGGAACAGCCGTGGCCGCGGGTTGCCGTTCTGCGCGATCGCGGTGACCGTTCCGACCTCGACATGCCCGAATCCCAGCGCCCAGAGTCCCTGCGCACCGGAGACGTTCTTGTCGAAGCCTGCCGCGACCCCGAACGGCGAGTCGAACGTGAGGCCGAGCGCCTCGGTGCGAAGCGCCGGATCGGGCCTGGTCACCGAGCGTGCGATCGCCGCCAGCGGCGCGAACCCCAGCATCCGGATGACCACCATCGCCGCGTGGTGGGCGGTCTCGGGGTCCATGCGCGCGAGCACGGTGCGGAACATGAGCGGATACATTCCGTCCAGGGTATCGGCTCGATCAGTCCGTTCGCGGCCCGTGGCCGTGGTCCACGCGCAGCTGCCCGATCGCCGATTCGAAATCCTCGAGCGAGTCGAACGCCTGGTAGACGCTCGCGAATCGCAGATACGCGACCTCGTCCAGGTCGCGGAGCGGTCCGAGGATCGCGAGCCCGATCTCGTTCGTGTCCACCTGCGACGACCCGGTCTGCCGCACTGCTTCTTCGACCTTCTGCGCGAGGACGGCGAGGTCGCCTTCGGTCACCGGGCGACCCTGGCAGGCCTTGCGCACGCCGGACATGACCTTCTCGCGGCTGAACGGCTCGATCACGCCCGATCGCTTGATGACGTTCAGGCTCGCCGTCTCCACCGTTGTGAACCGCCCGCCGCACTGAGGACACTGACGACGCCGGCGGATGCTGAGACCGTCGTCACTGGTCCGCGAATCGATCACGCGTGAGTCGGGGTGACGGCAGAACGGGCAATGCATGGCGAGGAAAGACTACGCCACGACGTCGGCGTCGGCGTCGGTCGGCTGTGGAGCCTGCTCCGCAGCGAAGCGGGCGAGCACCGCTTCGCCGTGAGCCGGCAGCGCCTCGGCGTCGGCGAGCGTCACGATCGCATCGCGGACCTCGGCCAGCGCCGACCGGTCGTACTCGATGATCTGCTGCGGGCGCAGGAAGGTCGCCGCGGACAGCCCTGCGGCATAGCGCGCCTGCCCCCCGGTCGGCAGCACGTGATTGCTCCCGGCGAGGTAGTCGCCGAGGCTGACCGGCGAGTCCGCTCCGACGAAGATCGCGCCGGCGTGCACGAAGGCATCGGGATTCGGGTCGACCAGATGCAGCTCGAGGTGCTCGGGCGCGTAGGCGTTGCTGAACGCGGTCGCCGTCGGAAGGTCGTCCACCAGCACGATGGCCGACTGCGTCCCCGACAGCGCAGCGGCGACGCGCGCGGCGTGGTGGGTCTGGGCGGCTCGCGGCGCAAGGCGCTCGCGCACCCGATCCGCCAGGTCGGCCGAGGTCGTCACCAGGACCGCGGAGGCCTGCTCGTCGTGCTCGGCCTGGCTGATCAGGTCAGCCGCGACGAGATCGGCGTCGGCGCTCTCGTCGGCGACGATGAGGATCTCTGTCGCGCCGGCTTCGGAATCCGTTCCGACCAGTCCCCCGACGACACGCTTGGCTGCCGCGACGAAGTTGTTCCCCGGCCCGGTGACGACATCCACGGGTGCGAGCCCGATGGACGGCACCCCGTGCGCGAGCGCGCCGATCGCGCCGGCGCCGCCCATCGCGTAGACCTCATGGATGCCCAGCAGACTCGCCGCGGCGAGGATTACGGGGTGCACCCGGCCGCCGAACTGTCGTTGCGGGGGTGATGCCAGAGCGATCTCACCGACGCCGGCGACCTGCGCCGGGACCACGTTCATCACCACGCTCGACGGGTACACGGCCTTGCCACCCGGCACGTACAGGCCGACACGACGGACCGGCTGCCAGCGCTGACGCACGATCGCACCGGGAGCGAGCCTGGTGACGATCGCCGGCGGAACCTGCGCCGCAGAGGCTTCGCGGACGCGGGAGATCGCCTCCAGCAATGCGGCGCGTACGGCGGGGTCGAGCTGGGCGACGGCGTCGTCGAGGTGCTCGCGCGGAACACGGATGTCGTGCTCCGAGGCGCCGTCGAACTGCGCAGCCTGTTCGCGAAGAGCGCCCTCGCCACGCGTGGCGACGTCGTCGACGAGCCGTTCGGCGGTCGCCAGGGCTTCCTCGCGTGCGGCCGTGGCGCGCGGGACCGCGGACAGCAGTTCGGCGGGGGTCAGCGCGCGACCACGCAGATCGATCGTGCGGAGCATCCGTCTACGCTATCGCGGGCGCGGCGCGCTCAGCCGCGCGTGACTCCGGAGACATCGTGCAGGTAGCCGATCCGGCCGTCTTCGTGGCGGACGACGAAGACCTCGCCGCGGTCCTCGAGCACGAGGGCCCAGGCGGAGGGACCGATGCGGAAGATCGGCACATCGCGATCGTCGACGATGTCGCGCTCCTCGGGAACGAGCGCCCAGAACGCCTGATGGCGCGACTCCGTCACGGGCTCATCGTCGACGACCCCGACCGACTCCGTCGGCGCCCAGGCATCCTGCGACGCGGAGGCGGGCACGGCGTCCTGGTGCTGCGCCCAGCCCGAGTCGGCAGCGTATGCGTTCGTCGCGTAGGCATCCGTCGGGTACTCCTCCGACGCCGCTGCGGCGGCAGCCGCGGCCGGCCGAGGTTCGCGCGGCGGACGTGCCGCCACGGCGCGGATGGGCCGGGCGCTGCGGTGCGCGACGACCTCGCGCCGGCCGCTGAAGTCCTCGGCGAGGCCGGGGATCACGGGAGCGAAGACGGTCAGCACGACGCCGGCCAGCATGAGGAAGAACTCCAGCCACACCACCCAGCCGTAGATCCAGACGTTCGACTCGATCGCGACGGCGACGTTGCGCCACAGGAGCGTCAGCCAGACCACCGCGGAGACCGAGAAGGCCACGGAGGCGAACTGGTCGATGCCGAGCGAGCCGACCCTGCGGATGCCGTCGGGAGAGAACCGGCGCAGCACGATCAGGAACACGGCGATCGTGGGCACGCCGATCGTGAGGATCCAATCCAGACCGTTGGTCCAGACGGACCCGCCGAACAGCAGCTGCGCCATCGCCTGCTGGCTGGCGACCGAGAAGAAGGAGACGACGAATGCGACCAGCCACACCCCGCCGAGGATGACCTCGCGAATCGAGAACGGGCCGACGCCGTACTGCGCCGGCTCACCGTCGTGCGCGGCCGTCTCGACGGGCTCTGCGGCCGAGAACTCGTCCGCTGCCACCTCTTCCGGTGCGTCGCGATCGATCGATGAGGTCTCGTTCACGTTGTCGGTCACGATGTTCCTTTCCTGCCGCGATCCGCGGCGCACGTCGTGCCGATACTACCGGCGGGTCATGAGATGGCGATGAGATGGAGGGATGCCTCAGCCGAGACACTGCGGGCCGAGGAGGCCCTTCAATTCGCCGTACAGATCGGCGGTCACCCGGACCGGATGCGGCACTTCGAACACCTTCGCCACGGAGCCGCTGTGCAGCTTCACCGTGACCTCCGTCTCGCCCTTGTGCCGGTGCAGGGTCTGCAGCAGCTCTTCGACGGTGGCCTGGCTGGCCCGCCGCTCCGGCAGCACGAGGACGAGCGGACCCGATGCGTCGATCGACCCGAGGTCGGGCGTCAGCGCCGAGACCGCGTGCAGATTCATCCCGTCGTCGCGGCGCGAGATGCGACCGCGCACGACCAGGATCGAGTCGGCCTGCAGGCTCGACTGGAACTCGGTGTACGTCTTGCCCATGAACATCACGGTGACCTCGCCGTTGAAGTCCTCGACGGTGATCATGCCGTACGGGTTGCCGCTGGATTTCGCGACCCGGTGCTGGACGCTGGTCACCAGGCCCGCGACCGTCACCTGATCGCCGTCCGCAAGGTCTTCCGAGGCGAGGAGGTCGTGGATCGAGATGGATGCGTGCTTCGCCAGGGCGATCTCGAGCCCGGCGAGTGGGTGGTCGGACACGTAGAGGCCGAGCATCTCGCGCTCGAACGCCAGCTTGTCCTTCTTGGTCCACTCGGGGCGATCGGGCACCTTCGCCGGCATGACCTCCTCGGCCTGGTCGTACAGGCTGTCGAAGTCGAAGCCGATCGCGCCGGTGGCGGCCTTGCGCTTGGTCTCGACGGCCGCCTCGGTCGCATCTTCGTGGATCTCGATGAGCGCGCGACGGGTCGACCCCAGGGAGTCGAAGGCGCCGGCCTTGATCAGCGACTCGACGGTGCGCTTGTTGGCCACATGCAGCGGCACCTTGCCCAGGAAGTCGTGGAAGGACTCGAACGGCGCTTCGCTTCGCGAGGTCACGATGCCGTCGACGACGTTCGCGCCGACATTGCGCACCGCTCCCAGGCCGAAACGGATGTCTTCGCCGACGGCGGCGAAGTAGCGGATCGACTCACCGACGTCGGGCGGGAGGACCCTGATGCCCATCCGGCGGCACTCGTTGAGGTAGACGGCCATCTTGTCCTTCGAGTCGCCGACGCTGGTCAGCAGCGCGGCCATGTACTCGGCCGGATAATGCGCCTTCAGGTACGCCGTCCAGTACGCGATCAGACCGTAGGCCGCCGTGTGCGCTTTGTTGAAGGCGTAGTCGGCGAAGGACTCCAGAACCTTCCACAGCGCCTCCTGGGCCTGCGGGCTGTAGCCGTTGGCGGTCATGCCGCCGAAGAAGTCCGCCTGCTGCTTGTCCAGCTCGGACTTCTTCTTCTTGCCCATGGCGCGGCGGAGGATGTCTGCCTGGCCGAGGGAGAAGCCGGCCAGCTTCTGGGCGGCGGCCATCACCTGCTCCTGATAGACGATCAGGCCGTAGGTGGTGTCCAGGACGTCCGAGAGCGGCTCGGCCAGCTCGGGGTGGATCGGGTCGATCGGCTGCAGGCCGTTCTTTCGCAGCGCATAGTTCGTATGCGAGTTCACGCCCATCGGGCCTGGGCGGTAGAGGGCCAGGACGGCCGAGATGTCTTCGAAGTTATCGGGCTTCATCAGCCGCAGCAGACTCCGCATCGGCCCGCCGTCGAGTTGGAAGACGCCCAGCGTGTCACCTCGGGCGAGCAGCTCGTACGAGGCGATGTCGTCAAGGGCGAGGTCTTCGAGCACCAGCTTCTCGTCGCGGTTCGCGGCGATGTTGTCCAGCGCATCGTCGATGATCGTGAGGTTGCGCAGCCCCAGGAAGTCCATCTTGATGAGGCCGAGCGACTCGCACGCGGGATAGTCGAACTGCGTGACGATCTGCCCGTCCTGCTCGCGCTTCATGATCGGGATGATGTCGATCAGCGGCTCGCTGGACATGATGACGCCGGCGGCGTGGACGCCCCACTGGCGCTTGAGGTTCTCCAGCCCGACGGCGGTGTCGAAGACGGTCTTGGCCTCGGGATCGGTCTCGATGAGCGCGCGGAACTCGGATGCCTCCTTGAAGCGCGGGTGGTCCTTGTCGAACATGCCCTCCAGCGGCATGTCCTTGCCCATGACGGCGGGCGGCATCGCCTTGGTGAGCTTCTCCCCCATGCTGAACGGGAAACCGAGCACCCGGCCGGCATCCTTCAGTGCCTGCTTGGCCTTGATCGTGCCGTACGTGACGATCTGCGCCACTCGCTCGTCGCCGTACTTCTGCGTCACGTACTGGATGACCTCACCGCGGCGCCGGTCGTCGAAGTCGATGTCGAAGTCGGGCATCGAGACGCGGTCGGGGTTCAGGAAGCGCTCGAAGAGGAGTCCGTGCTGCAGCGGGTCGAGGTCGGTGATCCGCATCGCGTACGCTGCCATGGACCCCGCACCCGAACCGCGCCCCGGGCCGACGCGGATGCCGTTCTCCTTGGCCCAGTTGATGAAGTCCGCGACGACGAGGAAGTAGCCGGGGAATCCCATCTGGACGATGACGTCGGTCTCGTAGTTCGCCCGCGCGCGGACCTCGTCGGGGATGCCGGCCGGGTACCGCACCTGCAGCCCGCGCTCCACCTCCTGGACGAACCAGCTCTGCTCGGTCTCGCCGGCCGGCACGGGATAGCGCGGCATGTAATTCGCGCTGGTGTCGAAGCGGATGTCGACGCGCTCGGCGATCGCGAGCGTGTTGTCGCACGCCTCCGGATTGTCGCGGAAGATGTGGCGCATCTGGGCGGGGGTCTTGAGGTAGAACTCCTCGCCCTCGAACTTGAATCGCTTCGGATCGTCCAGCGTCGAGCCCGACTGCACGCACAGCAGCGCCGCGTGGCTCTTCGCGTCGTGCTGATGCGTGTAATGCAGATCGTTGGTGGCGACCAGCGGCAGATCGAGCTCCTTCGCCAACCGCATCAGGTCGTTCATCGTGCGACGTTCGATGTCGATGCCGTGATCCATGACCTCGGCGTAGAAGTTGTCTTTGCCGAAGATGTCGCGGAACTCCGCCGCGGCCGCTTTCGCCGCGTCGTACTGGCCCAGTCGCAGTCGGGTCTGCACCTCGCCGCCGACGCAGCCGGTCGTGGCGATGACCCCCTTCGAATAGGTCTGCAGGAGTTCCCGATCGAGACGCGGCTTGAAGTAGTAGCCCTCCAGCGAGGCGTACGAGGACATCCGGAAGAGGTTGTGCAGTCCTTCGTTGCTCTCGGCGAGCAGCGTCATGTGCGTGTACGCGCCCGAGCCCGAGACGTCGTCGTCGTTCTGGTCGGGACTCCCCCAGCGCACCCGGGCTTTGTCGGCTCGATGAGTGCCCGGCGTGACGTAGGCCTCCATGCCGATGATCGGCTTGAGCCCTGCGTCGGTGGCCGTCTTGTAGAAGTCGAACGCCCCGAACGTGTTCCCGTGGTCGGTGACGGCGATCGCCGGCATCCCCTGCGATGCAGCCTCCTCGATCAGCGGCTTGACCCGTGCCGCCCCGTCCAGCATCGAATATTCACTGTGTACGTGAAGGTGAACGAAGGAGTCGGCTGCCACCAGAAGAGTCTACGTTCGGCCCCCGACGAAGGCTGTGCAGGATCGCGCATAGGCTCGGATCATGCCGACCCCCGACTTCGTCCTGGAGCTTCGTCGCGCCGTCGGCCACGCGCCGCTGTGGCTGATGGGCACCACCGCCGTCATCCTCCGCGAGGGGCGGATCCTGCTCGGGAGGCGATCCGACAACGGGGCGCTCACCCCGATCACCGGCATCATCGATCCCCGAGAGGAGCCGGCCGACGCCGCGGCGCGGGAGGCGCTCGAAGAGGCCGGCATCGTGATCCGGGTGGATCGCCTCGCGTGGATCCACGTCATCCCCCGCATCACCTACGACAACGGCGACCAGACCGACTATCTGGATTTCACGTTCCGCTGCACCTGGGTCTCCGGAGAGCCGATTCCGGTGGACGGTGAGATGACCGACCTCGCCTGGGTGGAGTTGGACGCGCTCGACGATCTCGAAATAGAAGCCGACATGCGCAGCCGCATCCGCCGCGCACTGGCCGACGGGCCGTCCGCCTTCGAGGGCGGCGACAGGTAGCGATCAGCGCAGGTCGAGCCGCATCAGCACGCGCGGGAACCCGCTCAGCACCGAATCCGTGTCGGAGGCCTTCGTGAAGCCCGCCTTCTCGAACAGCCGGCGCGTGCCG
This portion of the Microbacterium pygmaeum genome encodes:
- the ctaC gene encoding aa3-type cytochrome oxidase subunit II produces the protein MPSKRRLRWAALPLGAAAAVALASCSSTELHGFLPGFEDADAVPATNHTDMIAGLWVNSWIVLLAVGVITWGLMLWAAIAYRRRKGQSGLPVQLRYNMPIEIFYTIVPLILVIGFFAFTARDQTILETQYDDPDVSIVAIGKQWAWDFQYDGEDEDNADAVWTMGVQAQPGENGDVDQAKLPTLYLPVDKTVKIKLQSRDVIHSFWIIDFLYKKDMYIGKDNFWSFTPTREGTYAGKCAELCGEYHSAMLFNVKVVSDAEYEDYLDTLRDAGQTGDINDAYDRLGNYPGTGAQERQEGD
- a CDS encoding DUF3043 domain-containing protein encodes the protein MAKTPAAPASNDAPSEGTVLNGVPLTPPTKGRPTPTRAEQEAARRRPLVADTKEAKARNKSELAAQREKARLGMAAGEDKYLPVRDKGPQRKFVRDFIDSGWHLGEAVMPAMVLVILATFVPLPAIQYYSFIGLWIFILFVIGDMIISAIRIKQAAKKKFGEDRVEKGLGWYGAMRIIQMRFMRLPKPQVKRGQHPA
- a CDS encoding dipeptidase is translated as MTSELTRKDAVREAAASGIPAALADLGALVRIPSIAFPGFDGAEVQRSAEAVAALVEGLELFDSVQITRADIPGTDEAGQPAVLAARAARNGRPTILLYAHHDVQPAGDESLWESAPFEPTVRDGRLYGRGAADDKAGVMAHIGALRTIKEALGADFDLGVTLFIEGEEEAGSRSFAQFLADNAEALRADVIVVADSGNWDARTPALTVSLRGNTRFTVKIRTLDHASHSGMFGGAVPDALMATVKLLATLWDEDGAVAVAGLTERDAATPEYSEETLRDEAGLPSGVSPIGRGAILSRIWNKPSITVTGIDAPSVANASNTLSPEITVVISARVAPGQPAREAYAAIEGHLRAHAPFGAELTFLDQDYGDAFLVDTGGWAVGTALEAMHEGYGVEPVQIGVGGSIPFIADLVRDFPSAQILVTGVEDPHSRAHSPNESLHLDTFRHAVLTEALLLEKLDARTTDS
- a CDS encoding HesB/IscA family protein, with translation MTDTALSSDLSVRAHGVELTDAAALKVKTLLGQEGRDDLRLRVAVQPGGCSGLIYQLYFDERFLDGDKAVDFDGVEVIVDDMSVPYLDGAKIDFKDTISEQGFTIDNPNAAGSCACGDSFH
- the nrdR gene encoding transcriptional regulator NrdR — its product is MHCPFCRHPDSRVIDSRTSDDGLSIRRRRQCPQCGGRFTTVETASLNVIKRSGVIEPFSREKVMSGVRKACQGRPVTEGDLAVLAQKVEEAVRQTGSSQVDTNEIGLAILGPLRDLDEVAYLRFASVYQAFDSLEDFESAIGQLRVDHGHGPRTD
- the dnaE gene encoding DNA polymerase III subunit alpha, whose protein sequence is MAADSFVHLHVHSEYSMLDGAARVKPLIEEAASQGMPAIAVTDHGNTFGAFDFYKTATDAGLKPIIGMEAYVTPGTHRADKARVRWGSPDQNDDDVSGSGAYTHMTLLAESNEGLHNLFRMSSYASLEGYYFKPRLDRELLQTYSKGVIATTGCVGGEVQTRLRLGQYDAAKAAAAEFRDIFGKDNFYAEVMDHGIDIERRTMNDLMRLAKELDLPLVATNDLHYTHQHDAKSHAALLCVQSGSTLDDPKRFKFEGEEFYLKTPAQMRHIFRDNPEACDNTLAIAERVDIRFDTSANYMPRYPVPAGETEQSWFVQEVERGLQVRYPAGIPDEVRARANYETDVIVQMGFPGYFLVVADFINWAKENGIRVGPGRGSGAGSMAAYAMRITDLDPLQHGLLFERFLNPDRVSMPDFDIDFDDRRRGEVIQYVTQKYGDERVAQIVTYGTIKAKQALKDAGRVLGFPFSMGEKLTKAMPPAVMGKDMPLEGMFDKDHPRFKEASEFRALIETDPEAKTVFDTAVGLENLKRQWGVHAAGVIMSSEPLIDIIPIMKREQDGQIVTQFDYPACESLGLIKMDFLGLRNLTIIDDALDNIAANRDEKLVLEDLALDDIASYELLARGDTLGVFQLDGGPMRSLLRLMKPDNFEDISAVLALYRPGPMGVNSHTNYALRKNGLQPIDPIHPELAEPLSDVLDTTYGLIVYQEQVMAAAQKLAGFSLGQADILRRAMGKKKKSELDKQQADFFGGMTANGYSPQAQEALWKVLESFADYAFNKAHTAAYGLIAYWTAYLKAHYPAEYMAALLTSVGDSKDKMAVYLNECRRMGIRVLPPDVGESIRYFAAVGEDIRFGLGAVRNVGANVVDGIVTSRSEAPFESFHDFLGKVPLHVANKRTVESLIKAGAFDSLGSTRRALIEIHEDATEAAVETKRKAATGAIGFDFDSLYDQAEEVMPAKVPDRPEWTKKDKLAFEREMLGLYVSDHPLAGLEIALAKHASISIHDLLASEDLADGDQVTVAGLVTSVQHRVAKSSGNPYGMITVEDFNGEVTVMFMGKTYTEFQSSLQADSILVVRGRISRRDDGMNLHAVSALTPDLGSIDASGPLVLVLPERRASQATVEELLQTLHRHKGETEVTVKLHSGSVAKVFEVPHPVRVTADLYGELKGLLGPQCLG
- the hisD gene encoding histidinol dehydrogenase, producing the protein MLRTIDLRGRALTPAELLSAVPRATAAREEALATAERLVDDVATRGEGALREQAAQFDGASEHDIRVPREHLDDAVAQLDPAVRAALLEAISRVREASAAQVPPAIVTRLAPGAIVRQRWQPVRRVGLYVPGGKAVYPSSVVMNVVPAQVAGVGEIALASPPQRQFGGRVHPVILAAASLLGIHEVYAMGGAGAIGALAHGVPSIGLAPVDVVTGPGNNFVAAAKRVVGGLVGTDSEAGATEILIVADESADADLVAADLISQAEHDEQASAVLVTTSADLADRVRERLAPRAAQTHHAARVAAALSGTQSAIVLVDDLPTATAFSNAYAPEHLELHLVDPNPDAFVHAGAIFVGADSPVSLGDYLAGSNHVLPTGGQARYAAGLSAATFLRPQQIIEYDRSALAEVRDAIVTLADAEALPAHGEAVLARFAAEQAPQPTDADADVVA
- a CDS encoding quinone-dependent dihydroorotate dehydrogenase, which codes for MYPLMFRTVLARMDPETAHHAAMVVIRMLGFAPLAAIARSVTRPDPALRTEALGLTFDSPFGVAAGFDKNVSGAQGLWALGFGHVEVGTVTAIAQNGNPRPRLFRLVPDRAVINRMGFNNAGAQAAAKRLQKLRRRHRRAVLGVNIGKSRVIDVADATADYVRSAKLLAPLADYLVVNVSSPNTPGLRGLQAVETLRPLLEAVRDAAGATPALVKIAPDLPDDEIEAIARLAVELGLSGLLATNTTISRDGLRTAPPVIAAAGDGGLSGAPLAARALEVLRIVRAAVPADFVVISVGGVETAADVRARLDAGATLVQGYTAFLYRGPLWARQINRGLAQGR